From the Tepidimicrobium xylanilyticum genome, the window GCTGAATTTTCAATAATAGAAAGCTTTATTTAAGTCCAATTATGGACATTTACGATAACAGTATTATTGAATATGAAATATCCTTTAAAAACAATAATCAACTTGTATTTAAAATGTTTGGTAAAGCAATACAAAAACATCCTGATGCAAAGCCCATATTTCATAGTGATAGAGGGTTTCAGTATAGGGGAAATATTTTCAAAAGTAAGATTAAAGAAGCTGGAATGGTCCAAAGCATGTCAAGAGTTGGTAAATATATAGATAATGGTTCTATGGAAGGGTTTTTTGGCATATTAAAGACTAAAATGTTTTACAGTAAGAAGTTTAAAACACTTGAAAAATTAAGGGAAAAAATAATTCAATATATAAAATTTTACAATGAAAAAAGATTTC encodes:
- a CDS encoding IS3 family transposase, giving the protein MFNNRKLYLSPIMDIYDNSIIEYEISFKNNNQLVFKMFGKAIQKHPDAKPIFHSDRGFQYRGNIFKSKIKEAGMVQSMSRVGKYIDNGSMEGFFGILKTKMFYSKKFKTLEKLREKIIQYIKFYNEKRFQKGLGCVAPLEYRNMHPNVYKF